GGCAGTGTCACGGCGCCGGGCACCTTGCGCTCCTGGATGAGGAAGTACTCCAGCGTGTTCGTCACCGAGTGCTTCGCGAAGCGCTCGAACAGCCGCTGCTGCAGGAGCTGGAAGAAGCCGAGCTGATCCTCGCACCGCACCTCGGCGCCCTTGATGGCCAGCACGCTCTCGCCCGGGCCGCGCCGGTAGAAGGAGCGGAAGTGGCCCTGCGGGCGGAAGAAGCCCTCGGTGTCGAAGGTGCCATTGGTGGGCGGCACGGGGATGTCCCGCTTCATCCGCTCCAGCTCCTCGGCCACCCAGGGCTCGGCCTCGCGCAGGTAGTGCCAGAGCGCTGGAGCGTCACGGGCCACGTCCCAGGCAATGGAGAACGGGCCCGACTCCGCGCGTGGTTTGCGCGTGCCCAGCTCCTCCAGCAGCTGCCCGAGCGGATGGCTCAGCAGCTTCTCCACCCGGAGCGTGAGCCCGTACCGGCCCTCCAGCAACTGCTGCAGCTCGAGCTGGCGCATCGAGTCCAGCCCGAGCTCCGCCAGGGTGCGCCTCGGATCCAACGCCTCGGGGGCGATGCCGATGAGGCGGGCGAGCTGCTCGCGCAGGAAGGCGGAGGGGCTCGCGTCGGTGGGCTCGGCGCGGGGGGGCGCGAGCCGGGCCGTGTGAAGAATCTCCAGCGTGCCCGCGAGGTAGTCCTGCTTGCAGGCGCCGCGTTGAATCTTGCCGCTGGACGTCTTGGGCATGGTGCCGTGGCGCACCAGCACCAGCGTGTCCAGGTGGATGCCGTGCGCGGCGGCCACGGACTGCCGCGCGGCGTGGGTGATGTCCTCGAGGCTGTCTCCCTCGCGCTCCCGGTAGACCTCCTGCACGACGACGAGCCGCTCCTCCTGCCCGGAGTCGACGGAGAAGGCGGCGCCACAGCCGGGACGCAGCGCGGGGTGGCTCTCCTCCACGGTGCGCTCGAGATCCTGCGGGTAGTGGTTCCGGCCGCGGATGATGATCAGATCCTTGATGCGGCCGGCGAAGAACAGCTCGCCCTCGTGGAGGAAGCCCAGGTCCCCGGTGCGCAGCCAGGGGCCGTCGCCGGTGTCGGCGCGCATGGCGAGGAAGGTGTGCCCGGTCTCCTCGGGGCGGTTCCAGTAGCCCTGGGCGACGCTCGGGCCCGACACCCAGATTTCACCCACCCGGTCCGAGGAGCAGCGCGTGCGCGTGACGGGGTCCACGATGACGACCTGCTCGTCCAGCCACGGGCGGCCCAGGCCCACCAGGCGCCGCGAGCCCGGCGTGCCCTCGGGCAGCTCGACGACCCACCAGGACTCCAGCGCCGCGCCGTCCACCGTGCGCACCGTGCGCCGCGTGCCCGCGAAGCCGCCCGTCACCATGAGCGTGGCCTCGGCCAGGCCGTAGAGCGGGCGCAGCGCGTCCGTGCGCAGGCCGGTGGAGGCGAAGGTCCGGGTGAAGCGCTCCAGCGTGTCGGCGCGCACGGGCTCGGCGGCGTTGAAGGCGTAGCTCCAGCTGCTCAGGTCCAGCCCCTCGCGCTGCTCCGCCGTCACCTTGCGCGCGCACAGGTCGAAGGCGAAGTTGGGCCCGCCACTGAGCGTGCCGCGGTAGCGCGAGATGGCTCGCAACCAGCGCACCGGCTTCTGCAGGAAGGACTCGGGCGGCAGCAGGACGATGGGGAAGCCGGCGTACACCGGCTGCAGCACGCAGCCGATGAGCCCCATGTCGTGGTACATCGGCAGCCAGCTCACGCCGACGGAGTCCTCCGTGGAGCCGAAGGCCCGCTGGATGATGGCGGAGTTGTGCAGCAGGTTGCCGTGGGTGAGCTGCACGCCCTTGGGCACGGCGGTGGAGCCCGAGGTGTACTGGATGAAAGCGGGCGTGCTGGCCGTCACCTCCGGAGGCCGCCACGCCTGCTCGATGCCCGGCTCCAGCGCGTCGGTGGCCACCCAGCGCAGCGCGGCGAGCTCCGGCGCGTGGCTGGTGAGCCCGTCCACCAGCTCGCGGATGGCGCGGGTGGTGAGCACCAGGGTGGCCTGGGCATCCTGGGCGATGGCGCGCAGCCGCGGCAGCGTGCGGTGCAGGCGCGAGGGCTCCGGCGGGTACACCGGCACGGCCACGACTCCGGCGTACAGCGCACCGAAGAAGGCGGCGGCGTAGTCCAGCCCGAAGGGGTAGAGGAGCAGGGCGCGCTCGCCGGCCGCGGCCGAGCGCTGGAGCGTGGCGGCGATAGCCCGGGCCCGCTGGTCCAGGCCCGCGAAGTCCAGCTGCTGGGTCTCCGTCTCTCCGTCTTCCAGGAGGGTGAAGACGCGGCGCGAGGGCTGCTCCAGTGCCCTCCGCCGCAGGATGTCCACAAAGGTCGAGCCGGGCTCGCGACGCACCACTGCCTGGGGCTTCATGTCTCTCGGCACCGCGGATGGGGGGAGCCGGATCTTCATCCGGCAGCCCCGTGGGCTTCAATGGCGGTGGGGAGCGCCCGGCTGCATCGGGTGGGGCAGGGTCACCCCACCTGGGTACTCAGCGACGCCGGGGGCGCGAGCGCCGTGCGTAGGCGGGCGCGGTGGCCTTGCGCCGGCCCAGCAGTGCGGCCAGCGTCAGTCCGGCGGCGACGAGCAGGGGCATGCCACCAGTCGAGGAGGCGCCGCAGCTCGCGGGCGGCATCCCCGTGCCGGCCAGCGTCGCGTCCGCGGGGACGATGCCGCCCGTCCCGGGAATGGTGTCCGAGGGCTGCTGGGCGATGGGCGACGGCTGCTCGGGCGGAGGATCTCCCTCACCCGAGGAACCATCCTCCGGCGTGCTCTCCGGGGCCGGGGCCGGGGCCGGCTGGGGCTCCGGGGTGGCGACGACGGGCGCGGGCATCACGTCCTCCAGGCGTGTGGCCTGGACGAAGCCGTCGTGGAAGACCACGCCCTCGGGGGCGATGGACGCGTCGCGGTACAGGCCCATCTTGAGGTAGTTGCGCTGGCCCGAGTACTGGGTGGCCACCTTCATCAGCGGCAGGACGACCTTGCCGTTGTGGTACAGCTCGACGAAGCCGACCTTGGGATCCGGCGACCACTTCACGTGCAGCACGAAGTCGTTCCACTGCTCACGCAGGAGCGGGGAGCGCCAGACGATCTTCCCGGTGCTGCCGCCCACGCGCAGGCGCAGCTGATCATCCACCACGTAGAACTCGAGCGGCGGCGAGCCACCGCTGCCATCGTGGTGCCACTGGGTGAAGATCTGCCACTTGGAGGAGCGCGGGAAGCTCTTGGGGAAGAGGGTGCTCCACTTGTAGAAGAACTCGGAGCCGGGCGCTTCACGGTCCAGGTAGAGCAGCTCGTTGCGGTTGCCACTCGCGTTGATGGGATCATCGCCCTGGCGGACGGTGGTCTTCAGCGCGTAGCGGCCCTCTCGCACAGGCGAGCTGACCACCAGCAAGCGGCTCGAGGAGACGGTCTGCTCGCGGTCCCACTGCGAGAGGTTGCCGGTCTCGAAATTTCCCTCCCACACAGTGGAGGCGGTCGCCAGGGTCGGCAGCAGCAGCGCGATGGGGGCAAGTCTCAGCAATCGCTTCAAGCTGGGTCCTTTCGTTCCGTTGGGTCCCCACGGACAAACGGAACGTCTTCCCACTTCCCGGCGTGCTTCCCTGTCAGCCCTCCCTGGAGCAGGAGCCGCCCTGCTTCCTCGTACCTCGCCGGGACACACGAGCCCCTCGCTGGAGGCTCGTCCAGCGAGGAGGCTCAGGCCCTCCACGATTTCAGGCGGTTAGGGCCGTGGCGTGGTGGCGGAGGTGGTCCGCCATGAAGGTCGAGACGAAGTAGTAGCCGTGGTCGTACCCGTCCTGGGAACGGAGCGTCAGGGGCTGCCCCGCCTGGTCGCAGGCCTCTCGGAGGAGCTCGGGTTTGAGCTGGTCCCCGAGGAACTTGTCGCTTGTGCCCTGGTCCACCAGCAGGGGCGGAAGCCGCGTGCGCGCCGAGCGGATGAGCTCGGTGCTGTCCCACTGCTTCCAGGCCTCGGTGTCGGCCCCGAAGTAGGTGCGGAAGGCCTTCTGTCCCCAGGGCACGCGCATGGGCGCGCAGATGGGGGCGAAGGCGGACACGGAGCGGTAGCGGCCGGGCTGGCGCAGGGCGCACACGAGGGCGCCATGGCCTCCCATGGAGTGGCCGAAGATGCCCTCGCGGTCCATGCGGGCGGGGAAGTGCTTCCCGATGAGGCCGGGCAGCTCGCTGGTGACGTAGCTGAACATGTGGAAGCGCGAGGCCCAGGGCTGCTGGGTGGCATCCACATAGAAGCCGGCGGCGGTGCCCACCTCCCAGTCGGCGCTCTCATTGGGAATGCCGGTGTCGCGCGGGCTGGTGTCGGGGATGACGAGCATCAGCCCCAGCTCGGCGGCGAGCCGGTGCGCACCGGCCTTGATCTGGAAGGTCTCCTCCGTGCAGGTGAGGCCCGAGAGGAAGTAGAGCACGGGCACCTTGCCCGTCCGCGCCTGCGGGGGCACGTAGACGGAGAAGCGCATCTCCCCGCCACACACCGCCGAGTCGTGGCGGTAGTAGGAGACGGTGCCTCCGAAGCAGCGGTGCTCGGAGGCGAGCCGGAGGGCCGCGTCCATCTAGTACCTCACCACGGCGCGGATGGACTCGCCCTTGTGCATCAGGTCGAAGCCCTCGTTGATGCGCTCCAGCGGCAGCGTGTGGGTGATGAGCGGGTCGATCTGAATCTTCCCGTCCATGTACCAGTCGACGATGCGGGGCACGTCGGTGCGGCCGCGGGCGCCGCCGAAGGCACTGCCCTTCCACACGCGCCCGGTGACGAGCTGGAAGGGACGGGTGCTGATCTCCTGTCCGGCCGCCGCCACGCCGATGATGATGCTCTCGCCCCAGCCGCGGTGGCAGCACTCGAGCGCCTGCCGCATGGTCTGCACGTTGCCGATGCACTCGAAGCTGTAGTCGGCGCCGCCCCCGGTGAGGTTGACGAGGTAGGGCACCAGGTCCGCGCCCACCTCCTTGGGGTTGACGAAGTGGGTGAGGCCGAACTTCTCGGCCATCTCGCGCCGGGCGGGGTTGAGGTCCACGCCGACGATCTGATCCGCGCCCACCATGCGGCACGCCTGCACCACGTTGAGGCCGATGCCGCCCAGGCCGAAGACGACCACGCGGGCGCCCGCCTCCACCTTCGCGGTGTAGATGACGGCGCCAATGCCCGTGGTCACCCCGCAGCCGATGTAGCAGACCTTCTCGAAGGGCGCGTCCTCGCGAATCTTCGCCACGGCGATCTCCGGCAGCACCGTGTGCGTCGCGAAGGTGGACGTGCCCATGTAGTGGTGGACGGGATCCTTGCCGATCCGGAAGCGGCTGGTGCCATCGGGCATGAGGCCCTTGCCCTGCGTGGCGCGGATGGCGGTACAGAGGTTCGTCTTCTGGGACAGGCACGACCTACACTGGCGGCACTCGGGCGTGTAGAGCGGGATGACGTGGTCACCCTTCTTCAGCGAGGTGACGCCGGGGCCCACGTCCACCACCACGCCCGCGCCCTCGTGGCCGAGGATGCTGGGGAAGAGGCCCTCCGGGTCCTTGCCCGAGAGCGTGTACGCGTCCGTGTGGCAGATGCCCGTGGCCTTCAGCTCGATGAGGACCTCGCCGGCCTTGGGGCCTTCGAGGTGCACCGTCTCGATGCGCAGGGGCTTGCCGGGTTCGAATGCCACCGCTGCCTTGATGTCCATGCTCGCGTCCTCCAGGGATGTAGCGGGTTGCGTCGCACCGTAGCTAGCACGTGCGAGGGCCTGTGGCTCCACTGGCCGAAGAATTGCGCTTCCCGACAGTCGCGGTAACACATGGCCGGATTTGCTGGTCATCGAGTAGCACCGGACGAGGCGCATGAGCGGCGTGGCCGACAGAGCGAGGGCAGTGGAGCGGCCCGGCGGGACGAGTGTCCTGCTGGTGGCGCTGCTGCTCGCCGTGTCGGCGTCCGGGTGCGGCCAGCTGGACGATTCCATTGATTCCCTCACCCTCCGGTTGGAGGAGTGGGACCGGCACCGGCACGACACCGCCGGGAAGTCCGGACAGGGCACGGCTCTCCCGCACCCCGCCTCGGTGCGTGAGTGGGAGCCGGAGCCCGTGCAGCGCTCCGCCCGCGTACGGGGAGCGCTCCTCGGGGGCCTCGCGGTCAGCCGCGCGGACACCCCACCCGCAGGGGCTCCCGGGCTTCACCGGTCCCCGCCGGGCCAGGAGGCACCGCCTCCGAGGCTGGCCCGGAAGCACGAGTCCCCGCAGGTGAAGACGGGACTCGCACCCGGTGTCGGGTCCGCCCTGGCGCGGACACGGGTCTCCGCGCCCGAGGGAATGGCGCGGGGGTGGGCCTCCGGTTCGCGACCGGTGAAGGCCCTCCGCCAGGCAGTCAGCGTGAGCGCACCGCGGCTGCAGGGCGTCGTCCGTGGCAGGTGGGTGCACTCCACCGAGCCGGCGGACGTGGAGCGCCCGTTGCTGGGCGTGACGTCCCCTCCACCCCAACTCCTCGCGCGCCTGGGAACGCCGGGGAGAGGCCCACCTGAAGCAGTGGGCCGTCCATCGAACCCAGAGGAGCCCCCACGACTCGCCATGGCCGGGAGCGCCGAGGGAGGACTCGCGCAACGTCCGCGCGCCGGGCCCCCGCACGCCTCCGCGAGGCGTGGACGTGTGGCACGTGTGCCTCCAGGAAGAGAGAGGGCTCTGGTGGACGTGCGTCCTGGGTGGGACGCCGGGCCGCCTCCCCGTGGGCGTGTCCAAGGTGGCCCGGAGCGACGCGCTCGGGGGAACCACCAGGCACATCGCGTCCGCACTCCGCGTGGAGCTCGCGCCGACTCAAGCGCCACACGGGCCTTTGCGGGCCCGTGGGGGGCCGCACCTGCCTGGCCGGGAGGACTACTCCTGGGCGGGGTAGAGCTGGCCGCGCATCTCTCCGTAATAGGTGTGCGCCTTGGTGTGGAGGTTGAAATAGAGCACGCCCTTCCTCGCCAGGTACTCGAGCCCGGCGAGCGTCTTCACCTGTCCCGGGAGTCCCAGCTCGGAGGGGCAGCCCTCGGGTAGCGAGGGCTTGAGGCCCGGCATATCCTTGACGAAGACGACGTTCTTGTTGGTGAGCTCCACGGAGAACTTGCCATCGGTGAACTTCTTCGCCGGGCCGCCGGACTCGCCGAAGTCCACGATGATGGGGCCGAGCACGCCCGGCGGGCCGCAGTGGATGTGGAACATGACGATGTCGGCGGGGTTCACCCCTTGGATCTCGACCTCGACATAGGCCTTGCTCAGGTCGCGGGCGAACCGCAGCTGCCCATGGCCCCGGGACTTCCGGCTCTCGCGAGGCGTCGAGGGGGCCGTGGGCGTGCGCATGGTGCGTTCCTCCTGGGGCGTTGCGGCTTCCTTCGTAGCTCCCTCCGTGCGCGGCGGATGGCCGCGGACGGACAGGCGGTGGCCACTCCCTGGTCAGCACCGGGGCCCTGGACAGCGAGGCAACAGCATGGATCTGGAAGAGTTGCGCGCCTTTCTCGACGTCGTGCAGACGGGCTCGTTCCTGGCCGCCGCGGAGTCCCTGGGGGTGTCGCGCACCACCTTGCGGCGCCGTGTCGAGGCGCTCGAGGCGCGGGCCGGCGTGCCGCTCCTCAAGAGCACGGCCCAGGGCATCATCCTGACGGAAGCCGGTGAGGTGCTCGCCCGGCGCGGACGCGTGATGATGCAGGAGACGAGCGCGCTGCTGTCGTCCATCCGCGAGGTGGGCCAGGAGCCCTCGGGGGTGCTCCGGCTGGTGATGCCCGTGGGGCTGCCGCCGCATCTGCTCACACCGCTCTTCGGGCTGTTGCGCAGCGCCTATCCGCTGCTGCGCGTCCACGCCCGCTTCAGCGGAGCTCCCCTGGGCGAGCCGCTGGACGGCGTGGACATGGCCATCCACTTCGGGGAGGACCTGCCCCGGGGCCCCTGGCTCTCCCACGTGGTGCTGCGCGTGCGGGAGGGGCTGCTCGCCAGCGAGGAGTACCTGCGGCGGCGGGGCACCCCGGGCTCGCTCCAGGAGCTGCAGGGCCACGAGCTCTTCTCCTGGGAGGCTCCAGGAGACGATGCGCACACCTGGCCCACGCTCCGGGGCGCCACCTTCACCGTCTCTCCGGCGCTCGTTACGGCGGACATCCATCTGATCCGCTCCTGCTGCATCGCGGGGCTGGGGATCGGCCTGGTCCCCAGCGTCGAGCTGGAAGACCCCGGCAGCCTCGCGGACGTGTTGGTGCCCGTGCTGCCCGGGCTGGTGGGGCGGGAGCGCCCGCTGCGCATCAGCGTGCCCGAGGCGCTCGCCGAGATTCCGAAAATCCAACGGGTGCTCTCGCACATCCGGCGGTCCCTGGAGCCCCTATGAGGGGCGGCCGGGTGCGCCAGGGCCTCGGGGCGAGCCGCGAGAGCACCACCTCGGAGATGGTATGGTGCCCCATGGCTCTCCGCCTCGGAGCAGAGCAGGGCCCCACCTCATGAGCATCACGTCTCTCCTCCTCTCCGGGTACAGGCTCCTGGGCCGCTTTCAGGAGACGGCAACGAGCGTCCTCTACCGCGCGGTCCGCGAGACGGACGGGCTGCCCGTCATCGTCAAGACGCCCCGCTCCTGGCCCGTCAGCGCGCGCGAGCGTGCCCGCTACCAGCGCGAGTACGAGCTGCTGCGCCACCTGAAGGGCGTACCCGGAGTGCTCACCGCCCACGCACTCGAAGTGCTCCAGGAGCGGCCCGTCCTCGTGCTGGAGGACGTGGGGGGCAAGGCCGTCTCGGAGCAGGTGGGCCAGCCCCTCGAGCCCTCCCGCTTCTTCACCTGGGCCCTCTCCGTGGTGACCACCCTGGCCGAGGTCCACCGGCGCGGCGTCATCCACAAGGACATCAAACCCGCCAACATCCTCGTCTCCCCCTCGGGGAAGGCGTGGCTCATCGACTTCGGCATCGCCACCCTGCAGCGGGTGGAGCACGTGGAGGCGGTGCTCCAGCAGCCGCTCGCCGAGGGAACGCCGGCCTACATGTCCCCGGAGCAGTCGGGGCGGATGAACCGCGCGGTGGACTACCGCACGGACTTCTACTCCCTGGGGGTGTCCTTCTACGAGGTGCTCACGGGGCGGCTGCCCTTCCGCGGGCAGGACATGCTGGAGTGGTTCCACGCCCACCTGGCCCAGGCCCCCGTGCCGCCACACCAGGTGGTGCCGTCGCTTCCCCCTGCGCTCTCGGCGGTGGTGATGAAGCTGCTGGCCAAGGTGGCCGAGGAGCGCTACCAGAGCGCCGAGGGGCTGCGGGCGGACCTGGAGCGCTGCCAGGAGGCGCTGCGGCTCGGGACGCTGGAGACCTTCCCCCTGGGCAGCCGGGACGTCCCCGCCCGCTTCCAGCTTCCCCAGCGGCTGTACGGCCGCGAGGCGGAGGTGGAATTCCTGATGAACGCCTTCGTGCGGGTGGCGCTCTCGGGACGCACCGAGTGGGTACTCGTGCGGGGCTACTCCGGCATCGGCAAGTCCGCCGCCGTCCGCGAGCTGCATCGCCCCGTGCTGCGGCGGCGTGGCTTCTTCCTCAGCGGCAAGTTCGATCAGCTCCAGCACGACGTCCCGTACTCCACCCTGGCGCGGGCCTTCCAGGAGCTGGTGCAGCAGCTGCTGGCCGGCAGCGACGAGGAGGTGGCGGTCTGGCGCCAGCGGCTGCTGGAGGCGTGGGAGGGCAACGGCCAGGTGCTGGTGGACCTGGTGCCCCAGCTGGAGCGGGTCGCTGGCAAGCAGCCCGCGCTCCCCGAGCTGCCCCTCTTCGAGGCGCGCAACCGCTTCAACCGCGTCTTCCAGCGCTTCCTCGGCGTCTTCGCCAGCCCCGAACGCCCTCTCGTGCTCTTCCTGGATGACCTCCAGTGGGCGGACCCGGCCAGCCTGGAGCTGCTGCGCTACATCGCCACGCATCCGGACACGCCGCCCGTGCTGTTGATTGGTGCCTACCGGGACAACGAGGTGAGCCCCTCGCACCCGCTGGCGCGGACCCTGGCGCAGGTGCGCGCGGAAGGAACGCGGGTGGGGGACCTCCACCTGGGCCCGCTCACCCTGGAGCAGACGCGGCGGCTGGTGGCCGATGCCTTCGCCGGCGCCGGGGACGAGCTGGTGGTGCCCCTGGCGGCGCTCGTCCAGGAGAAGACGGGTGGCAACCCCTTCTTCCTCCTCCAGTGGGTGCAGGCGCTCCACCAGGACGGCCTGGTGGTGCGGGCCCCGGAAGGCGGCTGGCGCTGGGACGCCGAGCGCGTGCGGGCCCGGGGGTACTCGGACAACGTCATCGACTTCATGGTGGGCCGGCTGCTGCAGTTGCCGGAGCAGACCCGGCAGATGCTCAGTCTGGCGGCGTGCATGGGCAATACCTTCGCCCTGCGCAAGCTGGCCTACCTCTCGCACCAGGACAGCTCCCAGGTGGAGCAGGACCTGGAGCCCGCGCTCCAGGAGGAGCTGCTGGTGCGGGCGGATGCCGAGCGGTACCGCTTCTCGCATGACCGCATCCAGCAGGCGGCCTATGCCCTCATCCCCGAGCGCGAGCGCACGGCCGTCCACCTGCGCGTGGGCCGCCTGTTGTTGGAGCGGCTGTCGCCCGAGGAGCTGCGCGAGCGCCTCTTCGAGGTGGTGAGCCACCTCAACATGGGCGTGGCGTTGATGCGGGATGACGTGGAGCGCTCCCACCTGGCGTACCTGAACGCCGAGGCCGGTTATAAGGCCAAGGGCTCCAGCGCCCACCGCTCGGCCGTGACGTGCTTCAACACGGCCTTCTCCCTGCTGCCCGGCAATCCCTGGGAGACGGACAGGGCCATGGCCTTCAAGCTGCGCCTGGCCCAGGCGAGCAGCGAGGTGATGAGCGGCAACTCCGCCGAGGCGCGCCGCCTGGTGGACGGCGTGCT
The sequence above is drawn from the Archangium gephyra genome and encodes:
- a CDS encoding AMP-binding protein, with amino-acid sequence MKPQAVVRREPGSTFVDILRRRALEQPSRRVFTLLEDGETETQQLDFAGLDQRARAIAATLQRSAAAGERALLLYPFGLDYAAAFFGALYAGVVAVPVYPPEPSRLHRTLPRLRAIAQDAQATLVLTTRAIRELVDGLTSHAPELAALRWVATDALEPGIEQAWRPPEVTASTPAFIQYTSGSTAVPKGVQLTHGNLLHNSAIIQRAFGSTEDSVGVSWLPMYHDMGLIGCVLQPVYAGFPIVLLPPESFLQKPVRWLRAISRYRGTLSGGPNFAFDLCARKVTAEQREGLDLSSWSYAFNAAEPVRADTLERFTRTFASTGLRTDALRPLYGLAEATLMVTGGFAGTRRTVRTVDGAALESWWVVELPEGTPGSRRLVGLGRPWLDEQVVIVDPVTRTRCSSDRVGEIWVSGPSVAQGYWNRPEETGHTFLAMRADTGDGPWLRTGDLGFLHEGELFFAGRIKDLIIIRGRNHYPQDLERTVEESHPALRPGCGAAFSVDSGQEERLVVVQEVYREREGDSLEDITHAARQSVAAAHGIHLDTLVLVRHGTMPKTSSGKIQRGACKQDYLAGTLEILHTARLAPPRAEPTDASPSAFLREQLARLIGIAPEALDPRRTLAELGLDSMRQLELQQLLEGRYGLTLRVEKLLSHPLGQLLEELGTRKPRAESGPFSIAWDVARDAPALWHYLREAEPWVAEELERMKRDIPVPPTNGTFDTEGFFRPQGHFRSFYRRGPGESVLAIKGAEVRCEDQLGFFQLLQQRLFERFAKHSVTNTLEYFLIQERKVPGAVTLPEALNEAQRAAELQGRFLEEYHEPGGLPLPLLVVRWSEEVVARFRSRLLPLLSGFTLTIAQNELRDGLACYVYWFPKAPFPRVSHFAGTLAQESQRTGSGGFANTRLVYATLKHNLDPEAVVDSWVRLTARLLLLGYFPSDIQHFKNGQCIEPQNVLLNGTFADLDSVIPMRQLGSDREFYASFLAMLNLLAHTVRVFLTAESNGTTTLPSPFPHQFQRPDFLEMLSVLHIWERLKVHLREQRQELRGTLDPRLEELVSSQLSFPVLFEKVLFSLYYAGPTLPESAVHLLGVADVYNDVGGSEERKPARKVEYSAKLSVDAAALATLPRAFLEQLRLTPREFIRDCLHGEASLVSVYETFLGRIGLIVLPLEDAALYVDKQRTVDAVVRGLEEAARLGADTVSLTGLVPSATDYGRALVEATAGRSGLPRLTTGHATTAACFVMMVEQVLRAGGRRLEDEHVTLLGAGSIGTAILRLLLRTLPHPRSLRLCDVPARRDYLLRLTEELVTELGFQGKVEVTCISGGTAPDEVYEASVLLSATSAANLLDVDKLRPGTLVVDDSAPHCFDPRRAIRRFQERRDVLFTEAGAIRSHRPVGEIRELSFATGWDHKIRAALKLLHPLDDTLMGCVFSSILSSRFEDAPCLVGTPTPRDLDLHYRKLRELRFEAARLYIEDYVLDEDLVAMFRARFGTGAR
- a CDS encoding polysaccharide lyase, with protein sequence MKRLLRLAPIALLLPTLATASTVWEGNFETGNLSQWDREQTVSSSRLLVVSSPVREGRYALKTTVRQGDDPINASGNRNELLYLDREAPGSEFFYKWSTLFPKSFPRSSKWQIFTQWHHDGSGGSPPLEFYVVDDQLRLRVGGSTGKIVWRSPLLREQWNDFVLHVKWSPDPKVGFVELYHNGKVVLPLMKVATQYSGQRNYLKMGLYRDASIAPEGVVFHDGFVQATRLEDVMPAPVVATPEPQPAPAPAPESTPEDGSSGEGDPPPEQPSPIAQQPSDTIPGTGGIVPADATLAGTGMPPASCGASSTGGMPLLVAAGLTLAALLGRRKATAPAYARRSRPRRR
- the fghA gene encoding S-formylglutathione hydrolase — protein: MDAALRLASEHRCFGGTVSYYRHDSAVCGGEMRFSVYVPPQARTGKVPVLYFLSGLTCTEETFQIKAGAHRLAAELGLMLVIPDTSPRDTGIPNESADWEVGTAAGFYVDATQQPWASRFHMFSYVTSELPGLIGKHFPARMDREGIFGHSMGGHGALVCALRQPGRYRSVSAFAPICAPMRVPWGQKAFRTYFGADTEAWKQWDSTELIRSARTRLPPLLVDQGTSDKFLGDQLKPELLREACDQAGQPLTLRSQDGYDHGYYFVSTFMADHLRHHATALTA
- a CDS encoding S-(hydroxymethyl)glutathione dehydrogenase/class III alcohol dehydrogenase, which gives rise to MDIKAAVAFEPGKPLRIETVHLEGPKAGEVLIELKATGICHTDAYTLSGKDPEGLFPSILGHEGAGVVVDVGPGVTSLKKGDHVIPLYTPECRQCRSCLSQKTNLCTAIRATQGKGLMPDGTSRFRIGKDPVHHYMGTSTFATHTVLPEIAVAKIREDAPFEKVCYIGCGVTTGIGAVIYTAKVEAGARVVVFGLGGIGLNVVQACRMVGADQIVGVDLNPARREMAEKFGLTHFVNPKEVGADLVPYLVNLTGGGADYSFECIGNVQTMRQALECCHRGWGESIIIGVAAAGQEISTRPFQLVTGRVWKGSAFGGARGRTDVPRIVDWYMDGKIQIDPLITHTLPLERINEGFDLMHKGESIRAVVRY
- a CDS encoding CHRD domain-containing protein — translated: MRTPTAPSTPRESRKSRGHGQLRFARDLSKAYVEVEIQGVNPADIVMFHIHCGPPGVLGPIIVDFGESGGPAKKFTDGKFSVELTNKNVVFVKDMPGLKPSLPEGCPSELGLPGQVKTLAGLEYLARKGVLYFNLHTKAHTYYGEMRGQLYPAQE
- a CDS encoding LysR family transcriptional regulator, which translates into the protein MDLEELRAFLDVVQTGSFLAAAESLGVSRTTLRRRVEALEARAGVPLLKSTAQGIILTEAGEVLARRGRVMMQETSALLSSIREVGQEPSGVLRLVMPVGLPPHLLTPLFGLLRSAYPLLRVHARFSGAPLGEPLDGVDMAIHFGEDLPRGPWLSHVVLRVREGLLASEEYLRRRGTPGSLQELQGHELFSWEAPGDDAHTWPTLRGATFTVSPALVTADIHLIRSCCIAGLGIGLVPSVELEDPGSLADVLVPVLPGLVGRERPLRISVPEALAEIPKIQRVLSHIRRSLEPL